One Vitis vinifera cultivar Pinot Noir 40024 chromosome 8, ASM3070453v1 genomic window carries:
- the LOC109123001 gene encoding uncharacterized protein LOC109123001: MLNGTNFKDWKENMMILLGCMDIDLALRMPKPDELNEQSTQEDEVYWGKWERSNRLSLMIMKRGIPEAFRGAVTDEVTNASDFLAEIQKHFAKNDKAKTSTLLASLISMKYKGKGNVREYIMEMSHLASKLKALKLELSDDLLVHLVLISLPAQFNQFKVSYNCQKDKWTLNELISFCVQEEERLKQDKTESAHLASTSKDKGKRKNKDNKVAASNGLEQKKQKVEVTCFFCNKPGHTKKECTKYAAWRVKKGLPELPKTK, translated from the exons ATGTTAAATGGGACTAATTTTAAGGACTGGAAAGAGAATATGATGATTCTCTTAGGCTGCATGGATATAGACTTAGCCTTGAGAATGCCCAAACCCGATGAACTCAATGAGCAAAGTACTCAAGAGGATGAGGTTTATTGGGGTAAGTGGGAACGTTCAAATAGGCTAAGTCTTATGATCATGAAACGCGGCATTCCAGAAGCTTTCAGGGGTGCGGTAACCGATGAGGTTACTAATGCCAGTGACTTCCTTGCGGAAATTCAGAAGCATTTTGCCAAAAACGATAAGGCTAAAACGAGCACGCTTTTAGCAAGCTTGATTTCAATGAAGTATAAAGGCAAGGGTAATGTTCGGGAGTACATCATGGAGATGTCTCATCTTGCTTCAAAACTTAAGGCTTTGAAACTCGAGTTATCTGATGATTTACTCGTGCATTTGGTTCTCATCTCTCTTCCTgcacaatttaatcaattcaagGTCAGTTATAACTGTCAAAAGGATAAATGGACTCTTAATGAGCTCATTTCATTCtgtgtgcaagaggaagagagattgaagcaagaCAAGACCGAAAGTGCTCATCTGGCTAGCACTTCGAAGGATAAGGGCAAACGAAAGAATAAGGATAATAAGGTTGCTGCTTCTAATGGTCtagaacaaaagaaacagaaagttgAGGTAACATGTTTCTTCTGTAATAAGCCTGGACATACTAAGAAGGAATGTACCAAGTATGCTGCTTGGCGTGTTAAGAAAG GGTTGCCTGAGTTACCGAAAACCAAGTGA
- the LOC100267442 gene encoding ras-related protein RABC2a: protein MGSSSGQSSSYDLSFKILLIGDSAVGKSSLLVSFISSSVEDLAPTIGVDFKIKQLTVGGKRLKLTIWDTAGQERFRTLTSSYYRGAQGIILVYDVTRRESFTNLSDVWAKEVELYSTNQDCVKMLVGNKVDRESERVVSREEGIALAKEHGCLFFECSAKTRENVEKCFEELALKIMEVPSLLEEGSTVGKRNILKPKPENQPPPTGGCCS, encoded by the exons ATGGGATCGTCGTCGGGACAGAGTAGCAGCTACGATCTCTCATTCAAGATCTTGCTGATCGGCGACTCCGCCGTCGGCAAAAGTAGTCTTCTCGTCAGTTTCATCTCCAGCTCCGTTGAAGATCTCGCTCCTACTATTG GTGTGGATTTTAAAATCAAGCAGCTAACTGTTGGTGGGAAGAGATTGAAGCTTACAATCTGGGACACTG CTGGACAGGAGAGGTTCAGAACATTGACAAGCTCTTACTATAGAGGTGCCCAAGGGATTATTCTTG tatATGATGTGACACGGAGAGAGAGCTTTACAAACTTGTCCGATGTGTGGGCTAAAGAAGTAGAGCTTTACTCGACTAATCAGGACTGTGTGAAGATGCTTGTTGGAAATAAAGTTGATAGA GAATCTGAAAGGGTTGTAAGCAGAGAAGAGGGTATTGCTCTTGCAAAAGAGCATGGATGCTTATTTTTTGAATGTAGTGCTAAAACTCGAGAAAATGTGGAGAAATGCTTTGAAGAGCTTGCGTTAAAG ATAATGGAGGTTCCTAGCCTTTTAGAAGAGGGATCGACTGTAGGGAAGAGAAACATCTTGAAACCGAAACCAGAAAACCAACCACCACCTACTGGTGGTTGTTGCTCTTAA